Proteins encoded by one window of Branchiostoma floridae strain S238N-H82 chromosome 6, Bfl_VNyyK, whole genome shotgun sequence:
- the LOC118417842 gene encoding alcohol dehydrogenase class-3-like, which translates to MADTAGKPISCRAAVAWEAKKPLVIETIEVAPPKAHEVRIKVLATGVCHTDAYTLSGADSEGKFPVVLGHEGGGVVESVGEGVTGFQPGDHVIPLYIPQCRDCKFCRSPKTNLCQKIR; encoded by the exons ATGGCGGACACTGCAGGGAAG CCCATCTCGTGCCGCGCTGCGGTTGCCTGGGAGGCGAAGAAGCCGCTGGTGATCGAGACGATCGAAGTCGCTCCTCCGAAGGCTCACGAGGTCCGCATCAAG GTGCTGGCTACAGGAGTGTGCCACACGGATGCCTACACGCTGTCGGGGGCGGACTCGGAGGGGAAGTTCCCGGTGGTGCTGGGCCATGAGGGGGGCGGGGTGGTGGAGAGTGTGGGGGAAGGCGTGACCGGGTTCCAGCCAGGCGACCATGTCATCCCCCTCTACATCCCGCAGTGCAGGGACTGCAAGTTCTGCAGGAGCCCCAAAACTAACCTCTGCCAGAAAATCAGGTGA